A section of the Serratia liquefaciens ATCC 27592 genome encodes:
- the dsdC gene encoding DNA-binding transcriptional regulator DsdC — MFPNKKYSRRANPLTSYQFSRLHTFECVARHLSFSLAAEELSITPSAVSHRINLLEKELGFLLFQRFHRRITLTPDGERMQWALNHSFDALTQEILDIKNRELTGSLTIYSHPSLVQCLLIPRIGDFIALHPTIHLNILTGQENINLANRGVDLAMYFGRPPSDKQLDEIFMRESMVPICTEKYAKTHNLYNAPGNLADCTLLHDRYNSGEDEWQIWSQHFDLGLDTDAKSMEFDRSDLAVLAATQHLGVAMGRLNLVQDWIKSGELIIPFTDMILPCEHSYFMSTLSGRQWPKIIAFKEWMMKITPLV; from the coding sequence ATGTTTCCCAACAAAAAATATTCACGACGAGCAAATCCGCTGACCAGCTATCAATTTTCTCGTCTGCATACTTTTGAATGCGTCGCCCGTCATTTATCTTTTTCACTGGCGGCGGAAGAACTGTCTATTACTCCCAGCGCCGTAAGCCACAGAATTAACCTGCTGGAAAAAGAGCTGGGGTTTCTTTTATTCCAACGATTCCACCGCAGAATTACGCTAACGCCGGATGGCGAGAGAATGCAATGGGCGTTAAATCATTCCTTCGATGCCCTGACACAGGAAATCCTGGATATCAAAAACCGCGAGCTGACGGGCAGCCTGACCATTTATTCTCACCCGTCTCTGGTCCAGTGTTTGCTGATACCCCGCATCGGCGATTTTATTGCTCTGCATCCGACCATTCATTTAAACATTCTCACCGGGCAGGAAAATATCAATTTGGCCAATCGGGGCGTGGATTTAGCCATGTATTTTGGCCGTCCACCATCGGATAAACAGCTGGACGAAATCTTTATGCGGGAGTCCATGGTTCCAATCTGCACGGAGAAATACGCCAAAACGCATAACCTTTATAATGCGCCTGGGAACCTGGCAGACTGCACTCTATTGCATGACAGATACAACTCCGGTGAAGACGAGTGGCAGATCTGGTCACAGCATTTTGATTTGGGCCTGGATACCGACGCCAAAAGCATGGAGTTCGACCGCTCTGACCTGGCGGTGTTGGCGGCAACTCAGCATCTTGGCGTGGCGATGGGGCGACTCAATCTGGTGCAGGACTGGATCAAAAGCGGCGAACTGATTATCCCGTTTACCGACATGATCTTGCCCTGCGAACACAGCTATTTTATGTCGACGCTCTCTGGGCGTCAGTGGCCTAAGATTATCGCATTCAAAGAATGGATGATGAAAATAACCCCTCTGGTCTGA
- a CDS encoding DMT family transporter, whose translation MSARNNIDGKAGAAMVMICAIWGLQQVAIKAAEPDISAVLQIAIRSGIAALAVYLLARFKGEKFLFDPRTLLAGFGVGLSFALEFFFVSEGLRYTSASHMAVFLYTAPLFSAIGLHFFIRHERLSAVQWAGIAIAFGGVVLAISAMGESSGGVNQLRGDIYGLLAGLSWGGSTILIRTTGLANCSSKQTLLFQLTGACIVLSLLAMTMQNVHFTLSSVAWSSLVFQTVIVSFISYLIWFSLLCHYQASSLGILTFMTPIFGILAGVVILGEPLQIEFVLGSVLIVLGLIVVSCSYLFYFTRRIAPKI comes from the coding sequence ATGAGTGCCAGAAATAATATAGACGGCAAAGCTGGCGCCGCCATGGTGATGATATGCGCCATATGGGGGCTGCAGCAGGTGGCGATCAAGGCAGCCGAGCCGGATATTTCCGCCGTGCTGCAAATTGCCATCAGATCAGGGATTGCCGCTTTGGCGGTCTATCTCTTGGCGCGTTTTAAAGGCGAGAAGTTTTTATTCGATCCCCGCACGCTGTTAGCCGGTTTCGGCGTTGGGCTTTCGTTCGCGCTGGAGTTCTTTTTCGTTTCTGAAGGCTTGCGCTATACCAGCGCCTCGCACATGGCGGTCTTTCTGTACACGGCCCCCCTTTTTTCTGCCATCGGACTGCATTTTTTCATCAGGCACGAGCGTTTGTCGGCTGTACAGTGGGCCGGTATTGCCATCGCTTTCGGCGGTGTGGTGCTTGCGATTTCCGCTATGGGCGAGAGCTCTGGGGGCGTGAATCAGCTGCGTGGGGATATTTATGGCTTATTAGCGGGGTTATCCTGGGGCGGTTCTACTATCCTTATTCGAACAACCGGTTTGGCGAATTGCTCGTCAAAACAGACGCTGCTGTTCCAACTGACGGGCGCCTGCATTGTGCTATCCCTGTTGGCGATGACGATGCAGAACGTACATTTCACGCTGAGTTCCGTGGCCTGGAGCAGTTTGGTATTTCAAACGGTTATCGTCTCATTTATCAGTTATTTAATTTGGTTCTCCCTGCTGTGTCATTACCAGGCTTCTTCGCTGGGTATCCTGACGTTTATGACGCCTATTTTTGGCATTTTGGCCGGCGTGGTGATCTTGGGAGAACCGCTGCAGATCGAGTTCGTCTTGGGTTCAGTGCTGATCGTTTTGGGGCTTATTGTCGTGAGCTGCTCATATTTGTTTTATTTTACCAGAAGGATTGCACCAAAAATATAA